In Mercurialis annua linkage group LG5, ddMerAnnu1.2, whole genome shotgun sequence, a single genomic region encodes these proteins:
- the LOC126682699 gene encoding uncharacterized protein LOC126682699, with protein MNDWAGPLIAAALFAFLSPGLVFQIPGKERPFDFMNMKTSIASIFVHLVIYGLFLILFFVVLHVHLYV; from the coding sequence ATGAATGATTGGGCTGGTCCTCTGATAGCAGCTGcactttttgcatttttatcacCAGGTTTGGTGTTTCAAATTCCAGGAAAAGAAAGGCCTTTTGATTTCATGAACATGAAGACTAGTATTGCTTCCATTTTTGTTCACTTGGTTATTTATGGTTTGtttcttattttgttttttgttgttCTTCATGTTCATCTCTATGTCtag